The Enterobacter kobei genome has a segment encoding these proteins:
- the uhpA gene encoding transcriptional regulator UhpA, protein MTTIALIDDHLIVRSGFAQLLNLEPDFQVVAEFGSGREALAGLPGRGVQVCICDISMPDLSGLELLSQLPKGMATIMLSVHDSPALVEQALNAGARGFLSKRCSPDELIAAVRTVSTGGCYLTPDIAIKLAAGRQDPLTKRERQVAEKLAQGMSVKEIAAELDLSPKTVHVHRANLMEKLNVSNDVELARRMFDSWQ, encoded by the coding sequence ATGACCACCATCGCTCTCATCGACGACCACCTTATCGTCCGCTCCGGCTTTGCCCAACTTCTCAACCTCGAACCCGATTTTCAGGTCGTGGCCGAGTTTGGCTCCGGTCGTGAGGCGCTGGCGGGCCTGCCGGGGCGCGGAGTGCAGGTCTGTATCTGCGATATCTCAATGCCGGATCTCTCCGGTCTGGAGCTGTTAAGCCAGCTGCCGAAAGGGATGGCGACGATCATGCTCTCGGTCCACGACAGCCCGGCGCTGGTCGAGCAGGCGCTCAACGCGGGCGCACGCGGGTTCCTCTCAAAACGCTGTAGCCCGGACGAGCTGATCGCCGCCGTGCGTACCGTCTCCACCGGCGGCTGCTATTTAACACCGGATATCGCCATTAAGCTGGCGGCCGGACGTCAGGATCCGCTCACTAAACGCGAACGTCAGGTTGCAGAGAAACTCGCACAGGGGATGTCGGTGAAAGAGATTGCGGCCGAGCTGGACCTGTCGCCAAAAACCGTCCACGTTCACCGCGCCAATCTGATGGAAAAACTCAACGTCAGCAACGATGTCGAGCTGGCGCGCCGCATGTTTGATAGCTGGCAATGA
- the uhpT gene encoding hexose-6-phosphate:phosphate antiporter, with the protein MLAFLNQVRKPTLDLPLDVRRKMWFKPFMQSYLVVFIGYLTMYLIRKNFNIAQNDMISTYGLSMTQLGMIGLGFSITYGVGKTVVSYYADGKNTKQFLPFMLILSAICMLGFSASMGAGSVSLFLMIAFYALSGFFQSTGGSCSYSTITKWTPRRKRGSYLGMWNISHNLGGAGAAGVALFGANYLFDGHVIGMFIFPSIIALIVGFIGLRFGSDSPESYGLGKAEELFGEEISEEDKETEENEMTKWQIFVEYVLKNKVIWLLCFSNIFLYVVRIGIDQWSTVYAFQELKLSKEVAIQGFTLFEVGALVGTLLWGWLSDLANGRRALVACVALALIIATLGVYQHASNQYVYLASLFALGFLVFGPQLLIGVAAVGFVPKKAIGAADGIKGTFAYLIGDSFAKLGLGMIADGTPIFGLTGWAGTFAALDAAAIGCIVLMAMVAVLEERKIRRERRVQKLKTA; encoded by the coding sequence ATGCTGGCCTTCCTCAATCAGGTGCGCAAGCCGACCCTGGATCTGCCGCTCGACGTGCGGCGCAAAATGTGGTTCAAACCGTTCATGCAGTCGTATCTGGTGGTCTTCATCGGCTACCTGACCATGTACCTGATCCGCAAAAACTTTAACATTGCGCAGAACGACATGATCTCGACCTACGGGCTGAGCATGACGCAGCTGGGGATGATTGGCCTGGGATTCTCCATCACCTACGGGGTGGGGAAAACGGTGGTTTCCTACTATGCGGACGGTAAAAATACCAAGCAGTTCCTGCCGTTTATGCTGATTCTCTCCGCCATCTGTATGCTCGGCTTCAGCGCCAGCATGGGCGCAGGCTCCGTGAGCCTGTTCCTGATGATCGCTTTCTATGCCCTGAGTGGTTTCTTCCAGAGTACCGGCGGATCGTGCAGCTACTCCACCATCACCAAATGGACCCCGCGCCGCAAGCGTGGTTCGTACCTCGGCATGTGGAACATCTCGCATAACCTCGGCGGTGCGGGCGCGGCAGGCGTGGCGCTGTTCGGCGCGAACTATCTGTTCGATGGCCACGTGATCGGCATGTTTATCTTCCCGTCGATTATCGCCCTGATTGTCGGCTTTATCGGCCTGCGCTTCGGCAGCGATTCCCCGGAATCTTACGGCCTCGGCAAAGCCGAAGAGCTGTTCGGCGAGGAGATCAGCGAAGAGGACAAAGAGACCGAAGAAAACGAGATGACCAAATGGCAGATCTTTGTTGAGTACGTGCTGAAAAACAAAGTGATCTGGCTGCTGTGCTTCTCAAACATCTTCCTGTACGTGGTGCGTATCGGCATCGACCAGTGGTCGACGGTGTATGCCTTCCAGGAGCTGAAGCTTTCTAAAGAAGTCGCGATTCAGGGCTTCACCCTGTTTGAAGTGGGCGCGCTGGTCGGCACGCTGCTGTGGGGCTGGCTCTCGGATCTCGCCAATGGCCGCCGCGCGCTGGTGGCCTGCGTCGCGCTGGCGCTGATTATCGCCACGCTCGGCGTCTACCAGCACGCCAGTAACCAGTATGTTTACCTGGCTTCCCTGTTTGCGCTCGGCTTCCTGGTATTTGGTCCACAGCTGCTGATTGGCGTGGCAGCGGTCGGGTTTGTACCGAAAAAAGCGATCGGCGCAGCCGATGGGATTAAAGGCACCTTCGCTTACCTGATCGGCGACAGCTTCGCCAAGCTGGGGCTGGGGATGATTGCCGACGGTACGCCAATTTTCGGCCTCACCGGCTGGGCAGGCACCTTTGCGGCGCTGGATGCGGCAGCCATTGGCTGTATCGTCCTGATGGCGATGGTTGCGGTGCTGGAAGAACGTAAAATTCGTCGCGAAAGGCGAGTGCAGAAATTGAAAACAGCCTGA
- a CDS encoding alpha/beta fold hydrolase: MLTRRLSCLALLMALASPAMAADTPSYGEKLEGFDYGWPVKHFTFTSQNQSLDMAYLDVKPEKPNGRTVVLMHGKNFCAGTWDGTIRALSARGYRVVAPDQIGFCKSTKPERYQYTFQQLADNTHALLASLGVDRVTVIGHSTGGMLATRYALMWPQQVEQLVMVNPIGLEDWKARGVPHITVDQWYQRELKVSADGIRQYEKNTYYAGEWKPEYERWVTMLAGLNNGPGKARVAWNSALLYDMIYTQPVIYEFSELKMPVLLMIGTKDNTAIGKDLAPPEIRKTLGNYAVLGKETAKRIPHATLVEFNDMGHAPQMQDPARFHEALQKGLQRGDPLSE; this comes from the coding sequence ATGTTAACCCGACGATTATCCTGCCTTGCGCTGCTGATGGCGCTGGCGTCACCCGCAATGGCCGCGGATACCCCTTCCTACGGCGAGAAGCTGGAAGGTTTCGATTATGGCTGGCCGGTAAAACACTTTACCTTTACCTCGCAAAACCAGTCTCTGGATATGGCTTATCTGGACGTTAAGCCGGAAAAACCCAACGGTCGCACCGTGGTATTGATGCACGGCAAAAACTTCTGCGCTGGAACCTGGGACGGCACGATCCGCGCGCTCTCGGCCAGGGGTTATCGCGTGGTGGCACCCGACCAGATCGGTTTCTGTAAATCCACCAAGCCGGAGCGGTATCAGTACACCTTCCAGCAGCTGGCGGACAATACCCATGCGCTGCTCGCATCCCTGGGTGTCGATCGCGTGACGGTTATCGGGCATTCGACCGGCGGCATGCTGGCGACGCGCTACGCGCTAATGTGGCCGCAGCAGGTGGAACAGTTGGTGATGGTCAATCCGATTGGGCTGGAAGACTGGAAAGCGCGCGGTGTTCCGCATATTACCGTCGACCAGTGGTACCAGCGCGAACTGAAAGTCAGTGCCGACGGTATTCGTCAGTACGAGAAAAACACCTACTACGCCGGGGAGTGGAAGCCGGAATACGAGCGTTGGGTGACCATGCTCGCCGGGCTGAACAACGGACCTGGCAAAGCGCGCGTGGCCTGGAACTCGGCGCTGCTCTACGACATGATCTACACCCAGCCGGTGATCTACGAATTTAGTGAGCTGAAGATGCCGGTATTATTGATGATCGGCACGAAGGACAACACCGCCATCGGGAAAGATCTCGCCCCGCCGGAGATCCGCAAGACGCTCGGCAACTATGCGGTGCTGGGCAAAGAGACGGCAAAACGCATTCCGCACGCGACGCTGGTGGAATTTAACGATATGGGTCATGCGCCGCAGATGCAGGATCCTGCGCGCTTCCACGAGGCACTGCAAAAGGGGCTTCAGCGCGGCGATCCGCTTTCAGAATGA
- the ilvN gene encoding acetolactate synthase small subunit: MQKQHDNVILELTVRNHPGVMTHVCGLFARRAFNVEGILCLPIQGSEHSRIWLLVNDDQRLEQMMAQIDKLEDVTKVARNQSDPTMFNKIAVFFE; the protein is encoded by the coding sequence ATGCAGAAACAACATGATAACGTCATTCTGGAACTCACCGTCCGCAACCATCCTGGCGTCATGACCCACGTCTGCGGGCTGTTTGCCCGCCGGGCGTTTAACGTGGAAGGCATTCTCTGTCTGCCGATTCAGGGCAGCGAGCACAGCCGCATCTGGCTACTGGTCAACGATGACCAGCGTCTGGAGCAGATGATGGCGCAGATCGACAAGCTGGAAGATGTCACCAAAGTGGCGCGCAACCAGTCCGATCCCACCATGTTTAACAAAATTGCGGTGTTTTTCGAGTAG
- the uhpB gene encoding signal transduction histidine-protein kinase/phosphatase UhpB, with amino-acid sequence MNPLFSRLIAVVASFFIFSAAWFCLWSISLHLVERPELAVLLFPFGLRLGLMLQCPRGYWPVLLGAEWLMLVWLAQEVALTQLPLLMTGSLLTLIPVALISRYRHQRDWRTLLRQGAALIAAALLQSLPWAGDKEMLNALLLTLTGGLTLAPTCLVFWHYLTSTVWQPLGPALVSQPVNWRARHLIWYLLLFVVSLWLQLGLPAELSRFTPFCLALPIIALAWHYGWQGALIATLMNAIALIASQTWHDHPVDLLLSLLAQSLTGLLLGAGIQRLRELNQSLQNELARNRRLAERLLETEESVRQEVARELHDDIGQTITAIRTQAGIVQRLAAENAGVKHGGAHIEQLSLGVYDAVRRLLGRLRPRQLDDLSLEQAIRSLMREMELESRGIVSHLDWRIDERALSEGQRVTLFRVCQEGLNNIVKHANASAVTIQGGQQNDRLTLVIEDDGCGLPPGSGQQGFGLAGMRERVKALGGTLAISCTHGTRVSVSLPLRNHHV; translated from the coding sequence ATGAACCCGCTGTTTTCGCGGCTGATCGCCGTCGTCGCCAGCTTTTTTATCTTTTCTGCCGCATGGTTCTGCCTGTGGAGCATCAGCCTGCATCTGGTGGAGCGACCCGAGCTGGCGGTATTGCTGTTCCCCTTCGGCCTGCGTCTGGGGTTGATGCTGCAATGTCCGCGCGGCTACTGGCCCGTTTTGCTGGGCGCAGAGTGGCTGATGCTGGTCTGGCTGGCGCAGGAAGTTGCGCTCACGCAGCTGCCATTATTGATGACCGGAAGCCTGCTCACGCTTATCCCGGTTGCGCTCATTTCCCGTTATCGTCACCAGCGTGACTGGCGCACGCTGCTGCGTCAGGGGGCGGCGCTGATTGCCGCCGCGCTGCTGCAATCGCTGCCGTGGGCTGGCGACAAGGAGATGCTCAACGCCCTGCTGCTGACCCTCACCGGCGGGCTGACCCTTGCGCCGACCTGTCTGGTTTTCTGGCACTACCTCACCAGCACCGTCTGGCAGCCGCTGGGGCCTGCGCTGGTCTCCCAGCCCGTCAACTGGCGCGCCCGGCATCTCATCTGGTATCTGCTGCTGTTTGTGGTGAGCCTGTGGCTACAGCTCGGCCTGCCCGCAGAGCTTTCACGCTTCACACCGTTTTGTCTGGCGCTGCCGATCATCGCCCTCGCCTGGCACTACGGCTGGCAGGGCGCCTTAATTGCCACGCTGATGAACGCCATCGCGCTCATTGCCAGCCAGACCTGGCACGACCATCCGGTGGACCTGCTGCTTTCCCTGCTGGCTCAAAGCCTGACCGGGCTGCTGCTGGGGGCGGGGATCCAGCGTCTGCGCGAGCTGAACCAGTCTCTGCAAAACGAGCTGGCGCGTAATCGCCGTCTGGCGGAGCGTTTGCTGGAGACGGAAGAGAGCGTGCGGCAGGAGGTCGCCCGTGAGCTGCATGATGACATCGGCCAGACCATCACCGCCATCCGCACCCAGGCGGGCATTGTCCAGCGTCTGGCGGCGGAAAATGCCGGTGTGAAGCATGGGGGGGCGCATATTGAACAGCTTTCGCTGGGGGTTTATGACGCCGTTCGCCGATTGCTGGGACGGCTGCGTCCGCGCCAGCTTGACGACCTGTCACTTGAGCAGGCGATACGCTCCCTGATGCGCGAGATGGAGCTGGAAAGCCGCGGCATCGTCAGCCATCTCGACTGGCGTATTGATGAACGGGCGCTGAGTGAAGGCCAGCGCGTGACGCTGTTCCGCGTCTGTCAGGAGGGGCTGAATAATATCGTCAAACACGCCAATGCCAGCGCGGTCACCATTCAGGGCGGCCAGCAGAACGATCGCCTGACGCTGGTGATTGAAGACGACGGCTGCGGCCTGCCGCCGGGCTCCGGCCAGCAGGGTTTTGGCCTGGCGGGCATGCGCGAGCGCGTGAAGGCGCTGGGTGGCACGCTGGCTATCTCCTGTACCCACGGGACGCGCGTTAGCGTCAGCCTGCCGCTAAGGAACCACCATGTTTAA
- a CDS encoding LysR family transcriptional regulator, which yields MATAEHLISNNLPSIKQLQCFLAVAHELNFRKAAERLRMTQPPLTRQIKCLEAVLKRQLFSRNTHDVSLTEAGRALVVKAEKILREISELKTDSLSSETTLRIGLTRTLNFEYIEPVNRQLQKLNAGDDVETPDLTSAQLLQSLSKNMLDLVLTGEKGTGHEDIVQYRWVCQEPLLIAMPSLHPASLKEKVALDDISDLPIFWFSRSANPSFYDKCESYFDTLKTPLKRIKEPDDSLVMLSRIARGKGFALLPQSKCTFNQEGLCYRELTDDEAKRLNIDIYAATRLNENREEILNAQNILCGKEN from the coding sequence CCAGTATCAAACAATTGCAATGCTTTCTCGCTGTCGCGCATGAGTTGAACTTCCGCAAGGCAGCTGAACGTCTGAGGATGACGCAGCCCCCTCTGACCCGGCAGATTAAATGTCTTGAGGCCGTTTTGAAGCGTCAGCTCTTCAGTCGAAATACGCACGACGTAAGCCTCACTGAAGCAGGGCGCGCACTGGTGGTAAAAGCTGAGAAAATTCTTCGCGAAATCAGTGAACTGAAAACGGATTCCCTCTCCTCTGAAACCACCTTACGGATCGGACTCACCCGGACGCTTAATTTTGAATATATTGAACCGGTGAATAGGCAGCTTCAAAAACTGAACGCCGGGGATGATGTTGAAACACCGGACCTGACATCAGCGCAGCTGCTGCAAAGCTTGTCCAAAAATATGCTGGATCTGGTGCTAACAGGGGAAAAAGGGACAGGTCATGAAGATATTGTCCAGTACCGTTGGGTTTGCCAGGAGCCGCTCCTTATCGCAATGCCTTCTTTACACCCTGCAAGCCTGAAAGAAAAAGTCGCTCTCGACGATATCAGTGATTTACCGATTTTCTGGTTTTCCAGAAGTGCTAATCCGTCGTTTTACGACAAATGTGAAAGCTACTTTGACACGCTGAAAACGCCGCTGAAGCGCATAAAAGAACCAGACGATTCACTGGTGATGCTGAGTCGTATCGCAAGAGGGAAAGGGTTTGCGCTGCTACCTCAGTCAAAATGCACCTTCAATCAGGAGGGGCTCTGTTACCGCGAGCTAACGGATGATGAGGCAAAGCGACTCAATATTGATATCTATGCGGCAACCCGCCTCAATGAAAACCGGGAGGAGATCCTGAACGCTCAGAATATCTTGTGCGGGAAGGAGAACTAA
- a CDS encoding DUF1198 domain-containing protein — protein sequence MVWIMLATLAVVFVVGFRVLTSDSRRAIKRLSERLGITPMPVESMIDQFGKTAGNEFIRYLERPDEAHLQNAAQVLLIWQVCIVDGSEENLHTWHRLLRKARLGAPITDAQIRLALGFMREMEPDPQELNAFQLRYNHLFLPEEGVFYLH from the coding sequence ATGGTCTGGATAATGCTGGCAACGCTTGCCGTGGTGTTTGTGGTGGGATTTCGTGTCCTGACCTCAGATTCCCGCCGCGCCATCAAACGTTTAAGCGAACGGCTGGGAATCACCCCAATGCCGGTTGAGTCGATGATCGATCAGTTCGGTAAAACAGCCGGGAATGAGTTTATCCGTTATCTTGAACGCCCGGACGAGGCGCATCTGCAAAACGCGGCGCAGGTATTGCTGATCTGGCAGGTCTGCATTGTCGACGGCAGTGAAGAGAACCTGCATACGTGGCACCGTCTGCTGCGTAAAGCCCGCCTGGGTGCGCCGATCACCGATGCGCAAATTCGTCTGGCGCTCGGCTTTATGCGCGAGATGGAGCCCGACCCGCAGGAGCTTAATGCCTTTCAGCTGCGCTATAACCATCTTTTCCTGCCGGAAGAGGGCGTGTTTTACCTGCATTAG
- the ilvB gene encoding acetolactate synthase large subunit: MASSGTTSTKTRFTGAQLIVHLLERQGITTVAGIPGGTVLPLYDALSQSTKIRHVLARHEQGAGFIAQGMARTQGKPAVCMACSGPGATNLVTAIADARLDSIPLICITGQVPSSMIGTDAFQEVDTYGISIPITKHNYLVRDISELPQVISDAFRIAQSGRPGPVWIDIPKDVQTAEIEIDVLPEPGDRAPAPEFSAESVRDAAAMINAAKRPVLYLGGGAVNAANEIRQFAEKASLPTTMTLMALGMLPKAHPLSLGMLGMHGARSTNYILQEADLLIVMGARFDDRAIGKTEQFCPNAKIIHVDIDRAELGKIKQPHVAIQGDVAEVLAQLIPQTDAADRADWRQLVADLQKEFPGAIPTEGDPLSHYGLINAVAACVDDSAIITTDVGQHQMWTAQAYPLNRPRQWLTSGGLGTMGFGLPAAVGAALANPDRKVICFSGDGSLMMNIQEMATAAENQLDVKIILMNNEALGLVHQQQSLFYKQGVFAATYPGMINFMQIAAGFGLHTCDLNAEEDAHAALQAAISRPGPALIHVRIDPEQKVYPMVPPGAANTEMVGE, translated from the coding sequence ATGGCAAGTTCGGGCACAACATCTACTAAGACGCGTTTTACGGGCGCGCAGCTGATCGTTCATTTGCTGGAACGACAGGGCATCACCACGGTTGCGGGCATCCCGGGCGGCACGGTGCTGCCGCTGTACGATGCGTTAAGCCAAAGCACAAAAATCCGCCACGTGCTGGCTCGCCACGAGCAGGGCGCGGGCTTTATCGCGCAGGGCATGGCGCGTACCCAGGGGAAACCGGCGGTTTGTATGGCGTGTAGCGGGCCGGGGGCTACCAACCTGGTAACGGCCATCGCCGACGCGCGCCTCGACTCCATTCCGCTGATCTGCATTACCGGCCAGGTGCCGTCTTCGATGATCGGTACCGATGCGTTCCAGGAAGTGGATACCTACGGCATCTCTATCCCCATCACCAAACATAACTATTTAGTTCGCGATATCAGCGAGCTTCCTCAGGTTATCAGCGATGCGTTTCGCATTGCGCAGTCTGGCCGCCCGGGCCCGGTGTGGATAGACATTCCTAAGGATGTCCAGACCGCAGAGATCGAGATTGACGTGCTGCCAGAGCCGGGCGACCGTGCCCCCGCGCCGGAATTCAGTGCTGAGAGCGTGCGTGACGCCGCGGCGATGATTAATGCCGCCAAACGCCCGGTGCTCTATCTGGGCGGTGGGGCGGTTAACGCCGCGAATGAAATCCGCCAGTTCGCTGAAAAAGCCAGCCTGCCCACCACCATGACCCTGATGGCGCTCGGCATGCTGCCTAAAGCGCACCCGCTCTCTCTTGGCATGCTGGGCATGCACGGCGCGCGCAGCACCAACTACATCCTGCAAGAAGCGGATTTGCTGATTGTAATGGGCGCGCGTTTTGATGACCGGGCGATTGGCAAAACCGAGCAGTTCTGCCCGAACGCCAAAATCATCCATGTGGACATCGACCGCGCCGAGCTGGGTAAAATTAAGCAGCCGCACGTGGCCATTCAGGGCGACGTGGCTGAAGTGCTGGCGCAGCTGATCCCGCAGACGGACGCAGCCGACCGTGCCGACTGGCGTCAGCTGGTCGCCGATTTGCAAAAAGAGTTCCCGGGCGCCATCCCGACCGAGGGCGATCCGCTGAGCCACTATGGTCTTATCAACGCTGTGGCCGCCTGCGTGGACGACAGCGCGATTATTACCACCGACGTGGGCCAGCATCAGATGTGGACCGCCCAGGCCTACCCGCTGAACCGTCCGCGCCAGTGGCTGACCTCCGGTGGCCTCGGCACCATGGGCTTTGGCCTGCCTGCTGCCGTGGGCGCGGCGCTGGCGAATCCGGACCGCAAAGTCATCTGCTTCTCCGGTGACGGCAGCCTGATGATGAACATTCAGGAAATGGCGACCGCGGCCGAAAACCAGTTAGACGTCAAAATCATTCTGATGAACAACGAGGCGCTGGGGCTGGTACACCAGCAACAGAGCCTGTTCTACAAGCAGGGCGTATTTGCCGCGACCTATCCGGGAATGATTAACTTTATGCAGATTGCCGCCGGTTTTGGCCTTCACACCTGCGATCTGAACGCCGAAGAGGATGCCCACGCGGCGCTGCAGGCGGCGATTTCGCGTCCCGGCCCGGCGCTGATCCACGTGCGTATCGACCCTGAACAAAAAGTGTATCCGATGGTGCCGCCGGGTGCGGCAAATACTGAGATGGTGGGAGAATAA
- a CDS encoding MFS transporter — translation MFKMPANASPLGDKAEIDARYRYWRRHILMTIWLGYALFYFTRKSFNAAAPEILASGVMTRTDIGLLATLFYITYGLSKFFSGIVSDRSNARYFMGVGLIATGVVNILFGFSTSLWAFALLWALNAFFQGWGAPVCARLLTAWYSRNERGGWWAIWNTAHNVGGALIPMVVGAAALHYGWRAGMMIAGGLAIVAGLFLCWRLRDRPQTVGLPAVGDWRHDEMEIAQQQEGAGLTRKEILTKYVLKNPYIWLLSLCYVLVYVVRAAINDWGNLYMSETLGVDLVTANSAVTMFELGGFIGALVAGWGSDKLFNGNRGPMNLIFAAGILLSVGSLWLMPFASYVMQAACFFTIGFFVFGPQMLIGMAAAECSHKEAAGAATGFVGLFAYLGASLSGWPLARVIDTWHWSGFFAVIAIAAGISALLLLPFLHAQAPREA, via the coding sequence ATGTTTAAAATGCCTGCCAACGCCTCACCGCTAGGCGACAAAGCGGAAATAGACGCGCGCTACCGCTACTGGCGCCGCCATATCCTGATGACCATCTGGCTTGGCTATGCGCTGTTTTACTTTACCCGCAAAAGCTTTAACGCCGCCGCGCCGGAAATCCTCGCCAGCGGCGTGATGACGCGTACCGATATCGGCCTGCTGGCGACGCTGTTTTACATCACCTACGGCCTGTCGAAGTTCTTCTCCGGCATCGTCAGCGACCGCTCCAACGCGCGCTACTTTATGGGCGTCGGGCTGATTGCCACCGGCGTGGTAAATATCCTGTTCGGCTTCTCCACCTCGCTGTGGGCCTTTGCCCTGCTGTGGGCACTGAACGCTTTTTTCCAGGGCTGGGGAGCGCCGGTTTGTGCCCGCCTGCTCACCGCCTGGTACTCGCGCAACGAGCGCGGCGGCTGGTGGGCAATCTGGAACACCGCGCATAACGTCGGCGGGGCGCTGATCCCGATGGTGGTCGGTGCGGCGGCGCTGCACTACGGCTGGCGCGCAGGGATGATGATTGCCGGGGGCCTGGCGATTGTTGCCGGGCTGTTCCTCTGCTGGCGCCTGCGCGACAGGCCGCAAACCGTTGGACTGCCTGCGGTGGGCGACTGGCGGCACGACGAGATGGAGATTGCCCAACAGCAGGAAGGGGCGGGGCTGACCCGCAAAGAGATCCTGACCAAATACGTGCTGAAAAATCCCTACATCTGGCTACTCTCGCTCTGTTACGTGCTGGTTTACGTGGTACGTGCGGCGATCAACGACTGGGGCAATCTGTACATGTCGGAGACGCTCGGGGTGGATCTGGTCACCGCCAACTCGGCGGTCACGATGTTCGAGCTGGGCGGATTTATCGGCGCGCTGGTGGCAGGCTGGGGCTCGGACAAGCTGTTTAACGGCAACCGAGGCCCGATGAACCTGATCTTCGCCGCCGGGATATTGCTCTCCGTCGGCTCGCTGTGGCTGATGCCGTTCGCCAGTTACGTGATGCAGGCGGCATGCTTCTTCACCATCGGCTTCTTCGTGTTTGGCCCGCAGATGCTGATCGGCATGGCCGCGGCGGAGTGCTCGCACAAAGAGGCGGCGGGTGCGGCGACGGGGTTTGTCGGGCTGTTTGCCTATCTTGGCGCATCGCTCTCCGGCTGGCCCCTGGCGCGGGTGATCGACACCTGGCACTGGAGCGGTTTCTTCGCGGTCATCGCCATCGCGGCGGGGATCTCTGCCCTGCTGCTGCTGCCCTTCCTGCACGCGCAGGCCCCGCGCGAAGCGTGA